A stretch of Bombina bombina isolate aBomBom1 chromosome 2, aBomBom1.pri, whole genome shotgun sequence DNA encodes these proteins:
- the LOC128650084 gene encoding fibrinogen alpha chain, which produces MGKESMSRINTAKQSCLASNVWYIKHLSDSKQVYGIIKEKMLKCQDSLWKFAKTGEEIHRRLLSLKLKVKEQAEKIESLLGNLKHQLAIMKTLEVDIDIKIRSCKGSCRSVHLYMINMDDYTSWKTDLAAINTSQMIQSKDLPFLNISMVQSNMTSLSTSLPIIEGMQLDLFEDIKQEVLKLEDQVYYYNSTNNMQ; this is translated from the exons ATGGGGAAAGAGAGCATGAGTAGAATCAACACTGCAAAACAATCCTGTCTGGCCAGTAATGTGTGGTATATAAAACACCTTTCCGATAGTAAACAAGTTTATGGCATAATCAAGGAAAAGATGCTCAAATGCCAAG ATTCACTTTGGAAATTTGCAAAAACTGGAGAGGAGATCCATAGAAGGCTGTTGTCCCTTAAACTAAAGGTGAAGGAGCAAGCTGAGAAGATTGAAAGTTTGCTGGGTAACCTTAAACATCAACTTGCTATCATGAAAACACTGGAG GTGGACATTGACATTAAGATCCGGTCCTGCAAAGGATCTTGCAGAAGCGTTCATCTTTATATGATAAATATGGATGATTATACTTCCTGGAAGACAGATTTGGCTGCAATTAATACAAGTCAGATGATACAGTCTAAAGACTTACCTTTTCTTAATATAAGCATGGTGCAAAGTAACATGACTAGCCTCAGCACATCATTGCCTATTATTGAAGGCATGCAGTTAGATCTGTTTGAAGACATAAAACAGGAAGTATTGAAGCTTGAAGACCAAGTATATTATTACAATAGCACAAACAATATGCAGTAA
- the FGA gene encoding fibrinogen alpha chain, with amino-acid sequence MLRPTLITLLLCLAGSVWSEEGAFETEGGNIRGPRINEQKSSSDCKQEKNWPICSDEDWGPKCPSGCRIQGLTDKTDKDFGKRIDNIKKKLKDGEVNYKTVDVITKETYEYVKDNFIQAQESDGKYNQVSEDLRKKIEILKLKVSSQIERIKLLQTNIRDQVVEIKRLEVDIDIKIRACKGSCAKYVSYQVDKDSYDNIQKQLLQAESTNMRPETNTISVLKMRPIKDSAVDTIYKSLPQKGQEAQYPVFTDINQYAFVLERKGQEVTKPSLGSSIVYSGKELPSQGSKTIVYGGDKGVQTGGDKTTVTTESRVVSCTKTIKKKIIHGPDGPREEVVETVSGGEECEKLGKGVLVTDDTYNVHISSSSGLKDTSSLPNFEDFFASSSGGKTQFSQSGSSKGTVSKTTYATLEPFSDLGESEFDDFSHSQFGVPSFNPSKTQSSSSSKSSTIWKSALTFDDHGPIQHENSEEDVPDFKARTVTSEVKLVQDYTGTDCDDIRHKHTSGAKSGIFKIRPKGSNKVLSVYCDQDTSLGGWLIIHQREDGSVNFNRTWEDYKNGFGNIDTNGKGEVWLGNEYIHLLTQKDSILRVELEDWSGEKVYAEYDFQLGSESEGYILKVSQYEGTAGDALIEGSKDDGEYTSHVNMKFSTFDRDSDKWEENCAEMYGGGWWYNNCQAANLNGIYYSGGQYDPRNNVPYEIENGLVWAPFKAVDYSLKIVKMKIRPVDMAN; translated from the exons ATGCTGAGACCAACACTAATCACCTTGTTGCTCTGCCTTGCAGGCTCAGTATGG tcAGAAGAAGGTGCCTTTGAAACAGAAGGTGGAAACATCCGTGGCCCTAGAATAAATGAGCAGAAATCCAGTTCTGATTGCAAGCAAGAGAAGAACTGGCCAATCTGTTCTGATGAAGACTGG GGTCCCAAATGTCCCTCAGGATGCAGAATTCAAGGTCTGACTGATAAAACCGATAAAGATTTTGGCAAGAGAAtagataacattaaaaaaaaactaaaggatGGAGAAGTCAATTACAAAACTGTAGATGTGATAACCAAAGAAACATATGAGTACGTCAAGGATAATTTTATTCAGGCCCAGG AGAGTGATGGAAAATATAACCAAGTATCTGAAGACCTCAGAAAGAAAATTGAAATTCTGAAGCTGAAGGTTTCCAGCCAGATAGAAAGGATCAAATTATTACAGACCAACATTAGGGATCAGGTGGTGGAAATCAAGCGTCTTGAG gtgGACATTGATATCAAAATCCGTGCATGCAAAGGGTCTTGTGCAAAATATGTTAGTTACCAAGTAGATAAAGACAGTTATGACAACATCCAAAAACAACTGTTGCAAGCTGAGTCTACTAACATGAGGCCTGAAACAAATACCATAAGTGTGCTGAAAATGAGACCAATTAAGGACTCTGCAGTTGATACAATTTACAAATCCCTGCCTCAGAAGGGCCAGGAAGCACAGTATCCAGTTTTCACTGACATTAATCAGTATGCATTTGTTTTAGAAAGGAAAGGACAAGAGGTAACAAAACCCTCTTTGGGTTCTTCTATTGTATACAGTGGGAAAGAATTGCCATCACAGGGTTCCAAAACTATAGTTTATGGAGGTGACAAGGGTGTACAAACAGGGGGTGATAAAACAACTGTAACTACAGAAAGTCGAGTTGTTTCATGTACGAAAActattaaaaagaaaattattcATGGACCTGATGGACCTAGAGAGGAAGTAGTTGAAACTGTAAGTGGAGGAGAGGAGTGTGAAAAGCTTGGAAAGGGTGTTTTAGTCACTGATGACACATACAATGTACACATCTCTTCAAGCAGTGGTCTGAAAGATACCTCATCTTTACCTAACTTTGAGGATTTCTTTGCTAGTTCATCAGGAGGCAAAACACAATTTAGCCAAAGCGGCAGCAGTAAGGGTACAGTCTCCAAAACAACATATGCAACTCTTGAACCATTTTCAGATCTGGGAGAGTCTGAATTTGATGATTTCAGTCATTCACAATTTGGTGTACCTAGCTTTAACCCAAGCAAAACACAAAGCTCTTCGTCTAGTAAAAGTAGTACAATATGGAAAAGTGCCTTAACATTTGATGACCATGGGCCTATCCAGCATGAAAATAGTGAAGAAGACGTACCTGATTTTAAGGCTCGTACGGTGACATCAGAAGTGAAGCTGGTTCAAGATTACACTGGGACAG ACTGTGATGATATCCGCCATAAACATACTTCTGGTGCCAAAAGTGGCATCTTCAAAATCAGGCCAAAAGGATCCAATAAAGTGCTTTCAGTGTATTGCGATCAAGACACCAGTTTGGGAGGATGGCTCATAATTCATCAGAGAGAAGATGGATCTGTGAATTTTAATAGGACATGGGAAGACTACAAGAATGGATTTGGCAACATAGATACCAATGGAAAAGGAGAAGTCTGGCTGGGCAATGAATATATTCATTTATTGACACAGAAAGACAGTATTCTTCGAGTAGAATTGGAGGATTGGTCTGGAGAGAAGGTTTATGCTGAATATGATTTCCAGCTAGGGTCCGAATCAGAGGGCTACATCCTTAAAGTGTCACAGTATGAAGGCACAGCTGGAGATGCTCTAATAGAAGGTTCCAAAGATGATGGAGAATATACCTCTCATGTTAACATGAAATTTAGTACTTTTGATAGGGACAGTGACAAGTGGGAAGAAAACTGTGCAGAAATGTATGGCGGGGGGTGGTGGTATAACAACTGTCAGGCTGCAAACCTGAATGGGATTTATTACTCCGGAGGTCAATATGACCCACGGAATAATGTTCCTTATGAAATTGAAAATGGCCTTGTCTGGGCTCCTTTTAAGGCAGTAGATTATTCCCTCAAGATTGTTAAAATGAAAATTCGACCTGTAGACATGGCAAATTAA